A genomic stretch from Candidatus Eremiobacteraceae bacterium includes:
- a CDS encoding TolC family protein — protein sequence MNAIIRMAASATAATLIALAIAGVSPSRAAAAPTPTPTPSPSASLLPLGLQDAISMALANNLTYQAAAQDVKIAQAQLIQARGNAFPSVSAGYSYVHTQDPAFFFIPVPQPSGPPVLQKSLFSATNTNNVNATLQYAIYTGGAVQAAIGAAAANYSGAQSEYAAARDDVITQTTDAYFALALAQRNATISDEAVVLGQQNLTTSQQLFAAGTAAKADVLRQEVALANAQVAAVRAHNSADLANATLANVLNIDLGSSINPTQKLEINPPAYKLADLLHDGQTRRPEIAAAIDAVTIAERSVQEARSGALPIVSLGISEASSKPNFINVPQPQLSETLAATWKLFDGGLTHGKVAQANADVDKAKINLQELRNNVDLQVRQAYFNYVAAQAAVGAANSGQVSAAESLRVTQLRYRSGVGTALDLTDSLLAFAQTQVQYATALADQSTALVELQRAAGLL from the coding sequence GTGAACGCTATCATCAGAATGGCGGCCAGCGCGACGGCCGCGACGCTCATCGCGCTCGCGATCGCGGGGGTTTCACCGTCGCGCGCCGCTGCGGCGCCAACGCCGACCCCGACTCCGTCGCCCAGCGCGTCGCTCCTGCCCCTGGGCCTGCAAGACGCGATCTCGATGGCGCTGGCCAACAATTTGACCTATCAAGCCGCCGCACAAGACGTCAAGATCGCACAGGCCCAGCTCATCCAAGCGCGCGGCAACGCGTTTCCGTCGGTCTCCGCCGGCTATTCCTACGTGCACACGCAGGATCCGGCGTTTTTCTTCATCCCCGTGCCGCAGCCGAGCGGCCCGCCGGTGCTGCAGAAGAGCCTGTTCTCAGCCACCAACACGAACAACGTCAATGCGACGCTGCAGTACGCGATCTACACCGGCGGCGCGGTGCAGGCCGCGATCGGAGCGGCTGCGGCCAACTACTCCGGCGCGCAGAGCGAATACGCCGCGGCGCGCGACGACGTCATCACGCAGACGACGGACGCCTACTTCGCGCTCGCGCTGGCGCAGCGCAACGCGACGATCAGCGACGAAGCGGTGGTGCTCGGCCAGCAGAACCTGACGACGTCGCAGCAGCTGTTCGCCGCAGGAACGGCGGCCAAGGCGGACGTGCTGCGCCAAGAGGTCGCGCTGGCAAACGCGCAAGTCGCAGCGGTGCGCGCCCACAACTCGGCCGACCTCGCCAATGCGACGCTCGCCAACGTCTTGAACATCGATCTGGGCAGCAGCATCAACCCGACGCAAAAGCTCGAGATCAACCCGCCTGCGTACAAGCTCGCAGACCTGCTGCATGACGGCCAGACGCGCCGCCCAGAGATCGCAGCCGCGATCGACGCGGTCACCATCGCCGAACGTTCGGTGCAGGAGGCGCGCTCGGGAGCCCTCCCGATCGTCTCGCTCGGCATCTCCGAGGCTTCGAGCAAGCCAAACTTCATCAACGTGCCGCAGCCGCAGCTTTCCGAGACGCTCGCCGCCACCTGGAAGCTGTTCGACGGCGGCCTCACGCACGGCAAAGTCGCGCAGGCCAACGCCGACGTGGACAAGGCGAAGATCAACCTTCAGGAGCTGCGTAACAACGTGGATCTGCAGGTGCGCCAGGCGTATTTCAACTACGTCGCCGCGCAAGCCGCGGTCGGCGCAGCCAACTCCGGCCAGGTCTCAGCGGCCGAAAGCCTGCGTGTGACGCAGCTGCGCTATCGTTCCGGTGTGGGAACCGCGCTCGATCTCACCGATTCGCTGCTCGCCTTCGCGCAGACGCAGGTGCAATACGCGACCGCGCTGGCCGATCAGAGCACCGCGTTGGTCGAGCTGCAGCGAGCCGCAGGCCTGCTCTAG
- a CDS encoding STAS domain-containing protein produces the protein MLQVKLTDLGNETAARVALVGDLDDAGGKLARRQLARAVQGGRINLTIDLDKVGALNSGGLAALIATLRLARNRGGDVRVQASQPHIRRVMELTGLSRVFQLASAPAMASASAA, from the coding sequence ATGCTTCAAGTAAAACTAACCGACCTCGGCAATGAGACCGCAGCGCGCGTCGCTTTGGTCGGCGACCTCGACGACGCGGGCGGCAAGCTCGCGCGCCGGCAATTGGCGCGCGCCGTCCAGGGTGGGCGGATCAATCTCACCATCGACCTCGATAAGGTGGGCGCGCTCAACTCGGGCGGCCTCGCGGCGCTGATCGCCACGCTGCGCCTCGCCCGCAACCGCGGCGGCGACGTCCGCGTCCAAGCTTCGCAGCCGCACATCCGGCGCGTCATGGAGCTCACCGGTTTGTCCCGTGTGTTCCAGCTGGCGTCAGCCCCCGCGATGGCGAGTGCATCGGCAGCCTAA
- a CDS encoding menaquinone biosynthesis decarboxylase, with amino-acid sequence MFDTLRSFVDALRAAGELREIQAQVDPHLEITEIADRCMKRDDGGPALLFSDVKGSRFPLLINAFGSPARMARALGVGTLDELGAKVGKLLELVKPGGSSGALSKLFEARELLGIAPKTVRSGACQEVVAQDEEVDLRELPVLTCWPMDGGPYITLPLVFTKNEQTGEQNVGMYRMQVYDARTTGMHWQRHKHGREHQDAAGPGRRMPVAVALGGDPALTYAASAPLPSGLDEMLLAGFLRGRAVPMVACKTVDLRVPADADFVLEGYVDNDELRREGPFGDHTGVYSLAEDYPVFHVTCMTRRRDPIYVTTIVGKPPMEDAWLGKATERLFLPILKQMLPEVVDYNLPVEGGFQNLVIVSIRKRYPGQAKKVMYALWGLGHMMMLTRNVIVVDADVDVQNVRDVAWVTLNNVDAGRDLVFAPGPVDALDHAAPLPSLGTKLGIDATRKGADEGYMRQWPPDIIMSDDVKALVTRRWAEYGLSAPEPRT; translated from the coding sequence GTGTTCGACACCCTTCGATCGTTCGTCGACGCCCTGCGCGCCGCGGGCGAGCTGCGCGAGATCCAGGCCCAGGTCGATCCGCACCTCGAGATCACCGAGATCGCGGACCGCTGTATGAAGCGAGACGATGGCGGTCCGGCGCTGTTGTTCTCCGACGTCAAGGGATCGCGCTTTCCGCTGCTGATCAACGCCTTCGGGTCGCCGGCACGCATGGCGCGCGCGCTCGGCGTCGGCACGCTGGACGAATTGGGCGCGAAAGTCGGCAAGCTGCTCGAGCTCGTCAAGCCCGGTGGTTCGTCCGGGGCGCTCTCCAAACTCTTCGAGGCGCGCGAGCTGCTGGGTATCGCGCCCAAGACGGTGCGCTCGGGCGCTTGCCAAGAGGTCGTCGCGCAGGACGAGGAGGTAGACCTGCGCGAGCTGCCGGTGCTGACGTGCTGGCCGATGGACGGCGGTCCGTACATCACGCTGCCGCTCGTCTTCACGAAGAACGAGCAGACCGGCGAGCAGAACGTCGGGATGTATCGCATGCAGGTGTACGACGCCCGCACCACCGGCATGCACTGGCAGCGCCACAAACACGGGCGCGAACATCAAGATGCGGCCGGGCCGGGCCGGCGCATGCCGGTCGCGGTCGCGCTCGGCGGTGACCCCGCGTTGACGTACGCGGCGAGCGCTCCGCTGCCGTCAGGCCTGGACGAGATGCTGCTCGCCGGTTTCTTGCGCGGCCGGGCGGTGCCGATGGTCGCCTGCAAGACCGTCGATCTGCGCGTGCCGGCCGATGCCGACTTCGTGCTCGAAGGCTACGTCGACAACGACGAATTGCGCCGCGAAGGTCCCTTCGGCGACCACACCGGCGTGTATTCGCTCGCCGAGGACTATCCGGTCTTCCATGTCACCTGCATGACCCGCCGGCGCGATCCCATCTATGTGACCACGATCGTCGGCAAGCCGCCGATGGAGGATGCGTGGCTGGGCAAGGCGACGGAGCGGCTATTCTTACCGATTCTCAAACAGATGCTGCCCGAGGTCGTCGACTACAATCTGCCGGTCGAGGGCGGCTTCCAAAACCTCGTGATCGTGTCGATCCGCAAGCGCTATCCCGGCCAGGCCAAGAAGGTGATGTACGCGCTGTGGGGGTTGGGCCACATGATGATGTTGACGCGCAACGTCATCGTCGTCGACGCCGACGTCGACGTGCAGAACGTCCGCGACGTCGCCTGGGTGACCCTCAACAACGTCGATGCCGGTCGCGATCTGGTCTTCGCGCCCGGTCCCGTGGACGCGCTCGATCACGCCGCGCCGCTGCCGTCGCTTGGCACGAAGCTCGGCATCGACGCCACCCGCAAAGGCGCTGACGAAGGCTACATGCGGCAGTGGCCGCCCGACATCATCATGTCGGACGATGTGAAAGCGCTCGTCACGCGACGCTGGGCCGAGTATGGCCTGTCCGCACCGGAGCCGCGCACATGA
- a CDS encoding UbiA-like polyprenyltransferase: MNRLRAFVRDIKPEHTLFALPFAYAGALLAQGGIPSLRTLAWITLAVLGARTAAMAANRLLDARIDARNPRTAARPLATGELRPATMIWATVIGVALLTLAAWQLNPLCLSLVPLGALALVAYPLVKRFSWGVHFLLGAVDALAPLGAWLAVTGRFEWQALILFLAVTLWVAGFDILYALMDYDFDVREGIRSIPARFGTHTGRRLPLVLHGIMLVLLAWLGFAVHAHPLYWFGLAAGIVLVGYEVFLIDRRSGDVFALNAAVFNANMTFSVIFLVTTLASLVLAQLPPGSS, translated from the coding sequence ATGAACAGGCTGCGCGCCTTCGTGCGCGACATCAAACCCGAACACACGCTGTTCGCGCTGCCCTTCGCGTATGCCGGCGCGCTTTTGGCGCAAGGCGGCATACCGTCACTGCGCACGCTGGCGTGGATCACGCTGGCCGTGTTGGGCGCGCGCACCGCGGCGATGGCCGCGAATCGCCTGCTCGACGCGCGCATCGACGCGCGCAACCCGCGCACGGCCGCTCGCCCGCTGGCGACCGGCGAGCTGCGCCCGGCCACGATGATCTGGGCGACGGTCATCGGCGTCGCCCTGCTCACGCTCGCCGCATGGCAGCTCAATCCGCTGTGCCTGTCGCTCGTGCCGCTGGGCGCGCTGGCGCTGGTCGCCTATCCGCTGGTCAAGCGCTTCTCGTGGGGCGTGCATTTCTTGCTCGGCGCGGTTGACGCGCTCGCGCCGCTGGGCGCCTGGTTGGCCGTCACCGGCCGGTTCGAGTGGCAGGCCTTGATCCTGTTCTTGGCGGTGACGCTCTGGGTCGCGGGCTTCGACATCTTGTACGCGCTGATGGATTATGATTTCGACGTGCGCGAGGGCATCCGCTCGATCCCCGCTCGCTTCGGCACGCACACAGGACGCCGCTTGCCGCTCGTGCTGCACGGCATCATGCTCGTGCTGCTCGCTTGGCTGGGCTTCGCGGTGCACGCCCATCCGCTGTACTGGTTCGGGCTGGCCGCCGGAATCGTGCTGGTCGGCTACGAAGTCTTCCTCATCGACCGCCGCAGCGGCGACGTATTCGCCCTCAACGCGGCGGTTTTCAACGCCAACATGACCTTCTCGGTCATCTTCCTGGTGACGACGCTCGCATCGCTCGTGCTCGCGCAGCTGCCGCCAGGCTCCTCGTGA